A DNA window from Solanum lycopersicum chromosome 3, SLM_r2.1 contains the following coding sequences:
- the LOC101250879 gene encoding uncharacterized protein, with the protein MVHKRRTVAPRPKHSAATEDAAIPLLESDLNLVSVCPSVQKKISRKNDTSAVVEGEKNALSPSIKLECERALTSLRKGNHTKALRLIKELASKHENSPHAPLIHRVEGSVYAKMASMIDDPNAKHRHLKNAIESARKAVSLSPNSIEFAYFYASLLYEAANEGKEYEEVVQECERALAIENPIDPAKQNLQEESQQKDDTPNARIDHVRIELQSLIQKSNFASISAWVNQLGNGQEKIRLIPIRRVPEDPMEMRLVQARGPTEIKKVTKTSEERRKEIEVRVAAARLLQKTSETVQTHNDGDKALDLTTGSAQRIGERRKSGNARKNSSSTERRDWVQSYWNSLTLDKKREFLRIKISDLKAHLSASKDGLAIEVLSEALSFYETNKDWKFWTCYRCNEKFTDSVSHNYHVVHEHFGTLHPKLQSVLPQNVENEWAEMLLNCSWEPLDGCAAAKMLDKQSRYQEQGFLDEKHQRDETEESKYGFSEVFCNEDRLDSSARNRKFGDIPNGDTIESRVHDKISDMELMDSDRNYGTKNGFLPDKWPLSDDPDRANLLERISAVFQTLIESKYLASSHLSKVIDFAVEQLQGLAFGSQLLSYNVDQTPLCICFLGAQELKTVLKFLQDLSYSCGLGRFSEKTNSRDGASNASQGFDDLEKLIVSEDGSCLLFDERFLPFNLARSSCPDIISIDRTAYVLSSNQYQDGAELDPEALLSWIFTGPSSVEHLASWTCAREEKAQQDEIFRFLELEKEFYDLQCLCERKIEHLNYEVALLAIEEICLKEGRRRDHATEIVGQSYDSLLRKRREDLIESDNDVTVIGYRFELNAISNVLKEAESLSVNRISFEETYSGGTSQLCDIKSSKEDDWRLKDYLHQVDSCVEVAIQRQKERVSIELSKLDARIMRVVAGMQQLRVELEHACAQDYRRILVTLLKSYIRAHLEDLAEKDATKKSDAASEALLAELAHDSKKSSRRGNGCSKHTHEKMKDKKKSKEYRKAKGSKPASGNKLPLLHHRTMEDVSFADGENQGDETAENGDSLKEQEYRRTIELEAEERKLEETLEYQRQMENDAKLKHLSEKRTTKTCLGSIDAVMKSDTCSKCSDEQLKSSKKINIFPDSSRSLSKISAEGMTHRTVSLDESTLVSTRRSGRRASQNDSKLIDGNFQSASDEKENTEVGEPRALHSSHGNSVPADSGTKTLRQLHVEYDDEERFRADLQKAVRQSLDMFHAHKKLPLLPSSGNEQKVFPKAGTLGDVSKIDAYGTGLKNEIGEYNCFLNVIIQSLWHIRRFRDEFLRTSSEHVHVGDPCVICALYDIFTALSTPSTETCRKTVDPTSLRISLSNLYPDSNFFQEGQMNDASEVLGVIFDSLHRSFTSASGISGTESADSSCMGTWDCSNGACIVHSLFGMDTFEQMVCYNCGLESRHLKYTSFFHNINASALRTIKVVCPESSFDALLNLVEMNHQLSCNSEVGGCGKLNYIHHILSTPPHVFTTVLGWQNTCESVGDITATLSALSTEVDIGVLYHGLAPKNKHRLISMVCYYGQHYYCFAYNCDHGQWVMYDDKTVKVIGGWDDVLVMCERGHLQPQVLFFEAVK; encoded by the exons ATGGTGCACAAGAGGCGGACAGTCGCTCCTCGTCCCAAACACTCGGCTGCCACCGAAGATGCGGCGATTCCGTTGCTTGAATCGGACCTAAACCTAGTTTCAGTATGTCCATCAGTTCAGAAGAAAATTTCGAGAAAAAATGACACTTCGGCTGTTGTTGAAGGTGAAAAGAATGCCTTATCACCTTCAATAAAGCTTGAATGTGAGCGTGCCCTAACATCCCTGCGCAAGGGTAACCATACCAAAGCCCTAAGATTGATTAAGGAATTGGCAAGCAAGCATGAAAACTCGCCTCATGCACCTCTTATTCATCGTGTCGAGGGCTCTGTTTATGCTAAAATGGCCTCCATGATTGATGATCCCAATGCTAAACATAGACATTTGAAGAATGCCATTGAGAGTGCTAGGAAAGCTGTATCGCTGTCTCCAAATTCAATTGAGTTTGCATATTTCTATGCTAGTTTGTTGTATGAGGCTGCAAATGAGGGGAAGGAATATGAGGAAGTTGTGCAGGAGTGTGAAAGGGCATTGGCAATTGAAAACCCCATAGATCCTGCAAAACAGAACTTACAGGAGGAAAGTCAACAGAAGGATGATACTCCTAATGCTCGGATTGACCATGTAAGGATTGAACTCCAAAGTTTAATTCAGAAGTCGAACTTTGCATCCATTTCTGCTTGGGTGAATCAACTAGGCAATGGTCAGGAAAAAATTAGGTTAATCCCGATTAGGAGGGTGCCAGAGGACCCAATGGAGATGAGGTTGGTTCAAGCAAGAGGGCCAACTGAGATTAAAAAGGTGACTAAAACGTCTGAAGAGAGGAGGAAAGAGATTGAGGTCCGAGTCGCTGCTGCAAGGCTGTTGCAAAAGACGTCTGAAACAGTCCAAACGCACAATGATGGAGATAAAGCTCTGGATCTGACAACAGGATCAGCACAGAGAATTGGTGAGAGGAGGAAAAGCGGAAATGCAAGGAAAAATTCGTCTTCCACAGAGAGAAGGGATTGGGTGCAGTCATATTGGAACTCCTTGACTTTGGATAAGAAGAGAGAGTTTCTTAGAATTAAAATTTCAGATCTTAAGGCTCATTTAAGTGCGTCAAAAGACGGATTGGCTATTGAAGTGCTATCTGAGGCTCTATCATTTTATGAAACCAATAAAGATTGGAAGTTTTGGACATGTTATCGCTGCAACGAAAAATTTACTGACTCTGTATCACACAACTATCATGTCGTGCATGAGCACTTTGGAACTTTGCATCCTAAATTGCAGTCCGTATTGCCTCAGAATGTGGAGAACGAGTGGGCTGAGATGCTTCTGAACTGTTCCTGGGAACCCTTAGATGGTTGTGCGGCTGCAAAGATGCTTGATAAACAATCAAGATATCAAGAACAGGGTTTCCTTGATGAGAAGCACCAAAGAGATGAAACAGAAGAGTCTAAGTATGGATTTTCTGAGGTTTTCTGCAATGAAGACAGATTAGATTCATCAGCTAGAAATAGGAAATTTGGAGACATACCTAATGGTGATACGATTGAAAGCAGAGTACATGATAAGATCTCAGACATGGAGTTGATGGATTCTGATAGGAATTATGGTACTAAGAATGGTTTCCTTCCCGACAAGTGGCCACTATCTGATGATCCCGACCGAGCAAATCTTCTTGAAAGAATTTCTGCTGTATTCCAGACGCTTATTGAAAGTAAATATCTTGCTTCAAGTCACCTCAGCAAGGTTATTGATTTTGCGGTGGAACAGCTTCAGGGTCTTGCTTTTGGCTCTCAGCTTCTTAGCTACAATGTTGATCAAACTCCCTTATGCATATGCTTTCTAGGTGCCCAGGAACTAAAAACTGTGCTAAAGTTTCTGcaagatctttcatattctTGTGGCTTAGGTAGGTTTTCCGAGAAAACTAATTCTCGAGATGGAGCAAGCAATGCTAGTCAAGGATTTGACGATCTGGAGAAATTAATTGTCAGTGAAGATGGTTCATGTTTATTGTTTGATGAGCGTTTCCTGCCGTTCAATCTTGCTCGAAGCTCATGTCCAGATATAATTTCTATTGACAGAACTGCTTATGTTTTGTCTAGTAATCAGTACCAAGATGGAGCTGAACTTGATCCAGAGGCATTGTTGTCCTGGATATTCACCGGTCCATCAAGTGTAGAACATTTGGCATCCTGGACATGTGCAAGAGAAGAGAAAGCCCAACAAGATGAGATTTTTCGTTTTCTTGAGCTTGAGAAGGAGTTTTATGACCTGCAATGTTTATGTGAGAGAAAAATTGAACATTTAAATTATGAGGTAGCACTGCTGGCAATTGAAGAAATTTGTTTAAAAGAGGGTAGGAGAAGAGATCATGCAACTGAAATTGTCGGACAAAGTTATGATTCTCTTTTGCGGAAGCGGCGAGAAGATCTCATAGAAAGTGACAATGATGTTACAGTTATCGGTTATAGGTTTGAGTTGAATGCTATATCAAATGTTCTGAAGGAAGCAGAGTCTCTCAGTGTCAATCGAATTAGTTTTGAGGAAACTTATAGTGGTGGAACATCTCAACTATGTGACATCAAATCTAGTAAAGAGGATGACTGGAGACTGAAGGACTACCTTCATCAAGTGGACTCTTGTGTGGAAGTTGCAATACAGAGACAGAAGGAACGTGTCTCCATTGAG CTGAGTAAATTAGATGCTCGAATCATGCGAGTAGTTGCTGGGATGCAGCAGCTAAGAGTAGAGCTTGAGCATGCATGTGCCCAGGATTACCGGAGGATTTTAGTGACTCTGTTGAAATCATATATCCGG GCACATCTGGAGGATCTGGCTGAGAAGGATGCTACCAAGAAGTCTGATGCTGCCAGTGAAGCACTTTTGGCTGAACTTGCTCATGATTCCAAGAAAAGTTCTCGTCGAGGCAATGGTTGTTCTAAGCATACACATGAAAAGATGAAAGATAAGAAAAAAAGCAAAGAGTATCGGAAAGCCAAGGGTTCCAAG CCTGCTAGTGGAAACAAACTGCCTTTGCTTCATCATCGGACTATGGAAGATGT CTCATTTGCAGATGGAGAGAATCAAGGTGATGAAACTGCTGAAAATGGTGATTCCTTGAAAGAACAGGAGTATAGACGTACTATTGAACTTGAAGCTGAGGAAAGAAAGCTTGAAGAAACTTTGGAATATCAAAGACAAATGGAGAATGACGCTAAACTGAAGCATCTGTCCGAGAAGAGAACAACAAAAACATGTTTAGGGAGTATTGATGCAGTTATGAAGTCTGATACTTGCTCAAAGTGCAGTGATGAGCAATTGAAGAGTAGTAAGAAG ATAAACATATTTCCGGACAGTTCACGAAGTCTTTCAAAAATCAGTGCTGAAGGAATGACACACAGAACTG TAAGTCTGGATGAGAGTACTCTGGTATCTACTCGACGCTCTGGAAGGAGAGCATCCCAGAACGATTCTAAGCTTATTGATGGGAATTTTCAATCTGCTTCTGATGAAAAGGAAAATACTGAAGTTGGTGAACCAAGAGCTCTGCATTCTTCACATG GAAATAGTGTTCCAGCAGACAGTGGAACAAAGACATTGAGACAGCTACATGTGGAGTATGATGATGAAGAGAGGTTCCGAGCTGACCTTCAGAAGGCCGTTCGGCAAAGCCTTG ACATGTTCCATGCACATAAGAAGTTGCCTTTGCTGCCTAGTTCTGGGAATGAACAAAAGGTGTTCCCCAAGGCTGGGACTTTGGGCGATGTAAGTAAAATCGATGCATATGGCACTGGGCTAAAGAATGAAATTGGGGAATATAATTGCTTTCTTAATGTCATCATACAG TCTTTGTGGCATATAAGAAGATTtcgagatgagttcctgagaaCATCATCCGAACATGTTCATGTTGGTGATCCATGTGTGATATGTGCTTTGTACGACATATTTACTGCTTTGAGCACTCCTTCAACAGAAACGTGCAGAAAGACAGTTGATCCAACTTCTTTGAGAATTTCCCTCAGCAACCTATATCCTGATAGTAATTTTTTCCAGGAG GGTCAGATGAATGATGCATCTGAAGTGCTGGGTGTTATATTTGATTCTCTACATCGGTCGTTTACATCAGCTTCAGGTATTTCTGGTACTGAATCTGCAGATAGTAGCTGCATGGGCACATGGGATTGTTCAAATGGTGCTTGTATTGTACATTCTCTTTTCGGGATGGACACATTCGAACAAATGGTTTGCTACAACTGTGGATTGGAGTCCCGACATCTGAAGTACACATCTTTCTTTCACAATATTAATGCCAGTGCCCTCCGTACAATCAAG GTTGTGTGTCCAGAAAGCTCCTTTGATGCGCTTCTGAATCTTGTTGAGATGAACCATCAGTTGTCTTGTAATTCTGAGGTTGGTGGATGTGGGAAGCTTAACTACATCCATCATATTCTCTCAACTCCACCGCATGTGTTTACAACAG TTTTAGGTTGGCAAAATACTTGTGAGAGTGTAGGTGACATAACAGCAACATTATCAGCTCTTTCTACTGAGGTGGACATAGGTGTACTTTATCATGGTCTAGCTCCTAAAAACAAACATCGCTTGATTTCAATG
- the LOC101268561 gene encoding pentatricopeptide repeat-containing protein At1g74750-like, translated as MLRAKQLGTLSQSARSFFLGGSRCSAGDGSSCTCSEDETCISKRLQTKNDVRHPQISSNLVSKSSVGVGALLSGDAVKVVTSKKNESLDSPVSRPQAVPVSTLSGRVDSVKYGNIDAEITVQSSPPISDQFVRAGIAAVSFLSDVVNYKIPMLDGSKVLSSSNNCMVDHTKPVSNVRPSNINTSRNDKLQGKASTDTPVTSTLAHNSNYTKNKGDKSNSVRGRNPVSNSSVGKVESHGVIPDSRDRRKTMPPKPRTYPNRNMTNVRGSEGKLKHEIPEGFSRPQRATKLPSAGVMVRQFSNSSHVVGTVSRIIQQLNWSPETENALRELNYLLDPYQANQVLKQIHDHAVALGFFYWLKQQPGFKHDGHTYTTMVGILGRARQFGAINKLLEQMVKDGCQPNVVTYNRLIHSYGRANYLREALHVFSQMQEARVEPDRVTYCTLIDIHAKAGYLDVAMDLYERMQDAGLSPDTFTYSVIINCLGKAGHLDAAHKLFCEMVNQGCVPNLVTYNIMIALHAKARNYSSALQLYRDMQNAGFEPDKVTYSIVMEVLGHCGYLEEAEAVFTEMKRKNWVPDEPVYGLLVDLWGKAGNVEKAWNWYHAMINAGLCPNVPTCNSLLSAFLRVHRLPDAYDLLQSMLELGLNPSLQTYTLLLSCCTEAQTSFDMSFCCELMAVTRHPAHTFLLTMPAAGPDGQNVRDHVGSFLDLMHSEDRESKRGLVDSVVDFLHKSGLKEEAGSVWEVAADKNVYPDAVREKSSSYWLINLHVMSDGTAIIALSRTLAWFRRQMLISGIRPSRIDIVTGWGRRSRVTGSSMVRQAVQELLNMFGFPFLAQNGNSGCFVGCGEPLSRWLVQPYVERMHLL; from the coding sequence ATGCTTCGGGCAAAGCAGCTCGGCACACTCTCCCAGTCAGCTAGGTCTTTTTTTCTAGGTGGATCACGATGTAGTGCAGGAGATggaagttcctgcacttgttCAGAAGATGAAACTTGTATTTCCAAAAGGCTGCAGACTAAAAATGACGTTCGACATCCACAAATATCATCCAACTTAGTGTCAAAATCCTCTGTAGGAGTTGGTGCCTTATTATCTGGAGATGCTGTAAAGGTTGTGACCTCgaaaaaaaatgagagtttaGACTCTCCAGTTTCTAGGCCACAGGCCGTACCTGTATCTACCTTGTCTGGGCGGGTAGACTCTGTTAAATATGGTAACATTGACGCCGAGATAACTGTACAGTCCTCACCTCCCATCTCAGACCAGTTTGTCAGGGCAGGTATTGCAGCAGTCAGTTTTTTATCTGATGTGGTTAACTATAAGATACCTATGTTAGATGGAAGCAAAGTGCTTAGCTCATCCAACAACTGTATGGTGGATCATACAAAGCCTGTATCCAATGTGAGACCATCAAATATAAATACCTCCAGAAATGACAAACTTCAAGGAAAAGCTTCTACTGATACACCTGTAACGTCAACCCTTGCACATAATTCGAATTACACAAAAAACAAAGGTGATAAAAGTAATTCAGTCAGAGGCAGGAATCCTGTTTCGAACAGTTCTGTTGGGAAAGTGGAGAGCCATGGTGTTATCCCAGATTCTCGTGACCGAAGGAAGACAATGCCTCCAAAGCCCAGAACATATCCAAATCGTAACATGACAAATGTGCGTGGCTCTGAAGGAAAGCTTAAGCATGAGATTCCTGAAGGTTTCAGCAGGCCACAACGAGCAACAAAGTTGCCAAGTGCAGGAGTAATGGTCAGGCAGTTCTCTAATAGTAGTCATGTTGTTGGAACAGTTTCTCGCATTATACAACAGTTAAATTGGAGTCCCGAGACAGAAAATGCTCTTCGTGAACTCAACTATTTATTAGATCCATACCAAGCAAACCAAGTTCTTAAGCAGATCCATGATCATGCGGTTGCTCTTGGCTTTTTCTACTGGTTGAAGCAGCAACCAGGATTTAAGCATGACGGACACACCTATACGACCATGGTTGGCATCCTGGGACGTGCTAGGCAGTTTGGGGCTATTAACAAGTTGCTTGAGCAGATGGTCAAAGATGGATGCCAACCAAATGTAGTGACATATAACCGTCTCATTCATAGTTATGGCAGAGCAAACTACTTGCGTGAAGCATTACATGTCTTTAGTCAAATGCAGGAAGCTAGAGTTGAACCTGACCGTGTAACCTATTGTACTCTTATTGACATCCATGCAAAAGCTGGTTACCTTGATGTTGCTATGGACTTGTATGAAAGGATGCAAGATGCTGGGCTCTCTCCCGACACTTTTACTTACAGTGTCATTATTAATTGCCTTGGAAAAGCAGGCCATTTAGATGCTGCGCACAAACTGTTCTGTGAGATGGTTAATCAGGGTTGTGTGCCAAACTTGGTAACCTACAACATTATGATTGCATTGCATGCAAAAGCAAGGAACTATTCTAGTGCATTACAATTATATCGAGACATGCAGAATGCTGGATTTGAGCCAGACAAGGTGACATACAGCATTGTGATGGAGGTGCTTGGCCATTGTGGCTATCTGGAGGAAGCTGAGGCAGTTTTTACTGAGATGAAAAGGAAGAATTGGGTACCTGATGAACCTGTATATGGTCTTCTAGTGGACTTATGGGGAAAGGCTGGGAATGTAGAAAAGGCTTGGAACTGGTATCATGCGATGATTAATGCAGGTTTATGCCCCAATGTGCCTACATGCAATTCTCTGCTCAGTGCTTTCCTTAGAGTTCACCGGTTGCCTGATGCGTACGACTTGCTTCAAAGCATGCTTGAATTAGGTCTGAACCCTTCTCTGCAAACTTATACCTTGCTCCTCAGCTGCTGCACAGAAGCTCAAACATCATTTGACATGTCATTTTGTTGTGAGCTGATGGCAGTCACACGTCACCCAGCACACACATTCCTTCTGACCATGCCAGCAGCAGGACCCGATGGGCAGAATGTGAGGGATCACGTGGGCAGCTTTTTGGATCTGATGCATAGTGAGGACAGAGAGAGTAAAAGGGGTCTTGTTGATTCAGTTGTTGATTTTCTGCACAAATCAGGACTCAAGGAAGAAGCTGGATCTGTCTGGGAGGTGGCAGCGGACAAGAATGTCTACCCGGATGCAGTTAGAGAAAAAAGCTCCTCATATTGGCTTATAAACCTCCATGTAATGTCAGATGGAACTGCAATCATTGCACTGTCAAGAACACTTGCCTGGTTCCGCCGACAGATGCTTATCTCTGGAATCCGTCCAAGCCGCATTGATATTGTGACAGGATGGGGCCGTAGGAGTCGTGTGACTGGATCCTCTATGGTGAGGCAAGCAGTACAGGAGTTGCTTAACATGTTTGGCTTCCCATTTCTTGCTCAGAATGGAAATTCAGGGTGCTTTGTGGGCTGTGGGGAGCCTCTCAGTAGATGGTTGGTCCAGCCTTATGTCGAGAGGATGCATTTGCTATAG